Genomic DNA from Paenibacillus borealis:
ATGATCCTGTAGCGGCGAATGACGGGTTCACGATTACTTTTAAAGCTCCGATCAATGAACCCTACATTATCACCTACACAACTAAGTTCAACTATGATTGGTTGACGGTGGGGAAAGACCGGTTTATCAATCAGGCAGTGCTGGATTGGTTAGAGACTGGGGAATCTACAACACGGACCATTACGGCAACATCCACATTTGATCCAAGACCTGAAGTGAAGAATAACGGACTCAAGAATGGATCTTATGATGCCTTCAACAAAAAGATTACCTGGAATATCGGGGCCAACTACAACATGAAAACACTGACCAATGCCAAATTGGTGGATACGATTACCAGTGGTCAAGTTGTGGATCTGGATTCCGTTAAGGTATTCAAATGGATCTACGGCACCAATGGAAACCCTTCGGTGGATGTAAACGTCGATGAAGAAGATTACAAGGTAACTCTAACCGGCGATAAGCTGGAGGTAAGCTTTAACAAAACAATCAATTATGCCTTTTACGTTACCTTTAAGACTACTTTCAAAGATCAGGTCATTGATCTGAAGGATGTCGATAACACTGCAGTGCTGTATGACGGCACAACCAAGGAATCCGCAGACCTTAAAGCTTCTGTCAACATTCCTAATGGAGGCGAATATATCGCCAAGACAGGTGCACAAAACAACAATAAGATTGACTGGACGGTTTATATCAACCGTAATCAATCCGTTGTGAGGGATGCAATAGTAACAGATATTCCTAGTGAGAATCAAATTCTGCTCACCAACACCTATCATCTCTTTAAGACAAATGTTGGAAGCGACGGGAAGATCACCTCTTCCGGAGTGGAACTGATTCGCGGCACAGATTATACGCTGACCTTCAAGAAGGACAATGAAGGCAAAGAAAGCTTCGAACTGAAGTTTACCAAAGAAATCTCGGAAGCTTATATTCTTCAATACCAATCTGTGATCACTGCACAAAATAATGAAACAGTCAGCAACGAAGTGAATCTCGCAGGCAAGAATGTCAAAGAGGTTACCAAAGAAAGTAATTCTGAAGTCACGGTCAAGCTCTCCAGCGGATCAGGCACAGGCAGCGGTGTGAGAGGCACACTCAGCATTGAAAAGATTGATGCGAATAATCAGAACAAGACGCTCGAAGGAGCTGCCTTTGACTTATTCCGCGTCATTGGCAATGAGCAGATTTGGATTAATGAGGGAGTAACAGATGATTCAGGTAAGCTTGAATTCACAAAACTGCTCGGTGGCGATTATGCAGTAGTTGAAAAAATTGCACCTGCAGGTTATCTGTTAGATACGACACCTCATGCAGTTAAAATTAATTCAACTACGGGTATTGATCTGAAAATTAAAAACATAACATCAGCGACGCCAACACCATCGCCAACGGCCACACCGACGCCGACTGTTGTGCCGACACCATCGCCGACTGTAGCGCCGACGCCATCACCGACAGCAACACCAGCACCAACAGCAACACCGACACCATCGCCGACAGCAACACCAACAGTAGCGCCAACACCATCGCCGACAGCAACACCAACAGTGGCACCGACACCATCGCCGACAGCAACGCCATCACCAACAGCAACGCCAACTGTTGCGCCTACACCAGTACCAACAGTGAAACCAACGGCAACTCCAACTGTTGCACCAACACCAGTACCAACGGCGACGCCGACTGTTGCGCCAACACAAGCACCAACGGCCACACCGACTGTTGCACCAACGGCGACACCAGCTCCAACAGAACCAGCGACGCCAACAGCAACACCATATGTACCATATGTACCTTCAACACCGTCATCGACACCAACAACTCCTTCAATACCAGGAGTCATAGTCACACCGGGTCCGACAGTAGTTCCAACGGTGACACCATCAGTTTCACCATCGGCTTCACCAGAAACTACAAGTGCACCTACAAACGCACCGACAGCGACACCTGTAATTAGCAGTCCGCCTAGTCCTCAGCCTACAGCTGTCAACACAATAGAGGATATTCCGGTCGAGGGTGAAATCCCGCTTGGGGGGATTCCTAGCCTTGGTGAAGAGCCTGAACATGGAACCGTCGTGATTACACCAGACGGGAAATGGAAGTACACACCTGATCCTGGCTATACCGGAAAAGACAAGTTCACTATTATCGTTAGCAATAATGGAGAGGACCAGGAAATCGAAATCGAAGTAGTGGTAGATGAAGTGCCTAAAGGAACAATTGATGAACCTTCACAGAATCAAAGCGGTCTGCCAGGTAAGCTGCCTCAGACCGGTGAAGAAAGTCCGATAGGCATGTACCTAGCCGGCATTGGTCTGATCATCCTTGGGTTCGTACTCTCGAAGAGATTTAAGACACGCAAGTAGAAACGGTTTTGCCGTCACTTATAAAGACAGTACCGTTTCAGCGAGAAATAGAAGGAAAAATTATCGTCGTGTGAAAGAATCGGCAAAATCGCCCTGTTAGCTTAGGCTGGCAGGGTATTTTTTTGTCTTTAGAAAAGGTGTGAAGTCTTAGCCCGAATTCAACAGGATCAAGGATGCTTAACTTTGCCTGTAACCCTTCATCAGTGTAAAAGAAAAAAAATCTAGCCGATACTTCATTAAATTAACGAGCAGGATAATTCCGTTCAATGGTAAGATAAACTTAATAATTAATTCGAGAATGGAGGGATCATGTGGAGCTTAACCTTGAGAAAGAGCTAAAGAAAATTTGTATAGAACTTTCTGTGAAGTTAAGAGGGAATGGCGGCGGGAATGGGAATGCGTTAATTGATCACGACTTGATTCAACAACTTCATACCACATTGGATGCCTACAAAGAAACGATCCATAAAGAAGAAATGGTTTCTAAAGAATTAGTATGGTCTCTTTTATATACCTGCAGCAGGTTCTATATCCAAAGTAATTATTCTAGAAACGCTGTAGATCTCATGAAAGAATATGATGAACTAAATAATAAGTTACTTTATGTTTTCGGCAATTAGACGCCTGACCATAAACAGTTTGTTTAGGTCAGGCTCTTATTATTCCACCTGCATTCGGATAATATGGGAATCCTGATTCATAACCGCAAGCAGTGTCTCCAAGTGAGCTTTGCGTTGAAATTTCACCGTCATAACTATAGTGGTAAGCTCAGCTTCGCGTTCCGCTTCGAAAGCCAGCACAGATATATCATGTCTCTGCAACAGATTCAGCATTTGTTCCGTTGTCTGCTCATAATAATCTGTTACAAGGGTGACCCGCTCGGTCTGTGGTGAACTTAGCCAGCTGATATGCCCATGCAGAATGATCTGTCCCACAAAAATGATCAAGGCCACTCCTATACCGATGAGATACATACCGGCACCAACTGCCATCCCAATTCCTGCTGTAGTCCAAATTCCTGCGGCTGTAGTTAATCCTTTGACCGTATTGTTCTGCATGAAGATCATTCCAGCTCCCAGGAAACCTACACCGCTAACGATACCCGCAGCAATTCTCGATGGATCAACGGACAGATTCTCCCAGCCGATCTGATCCTGAAATCCGTATTTCGAGACGATAATCATTAGCGCCGCACCCACAGCTACAACAAAATGTGTACGTACTCCGGCTTCCTTCATGCGGTTCTTCCGCTCGAATCCGATGAAGATCCCACATAAACCCGCTAATACTACCCGGCCCAGCAATTCAAATTCCATCCAGTTCCCCTCCCGTACGACCCTTTGAATCTTTAGAGTTGGCATAAACAACTTCACTGCCGATATCGCTGTACAACTAAGTATGAATTTACCTCAAGGTGCATCTCCAACAAAAAAGGCTCGCCCTATTGGCGAACCTTGGCAGCAGATCGAACCTGCTTTAATTTAGCTATTGCATCACTAACCATTTTGTCACGCTCGGGATTGGCGCCAGGCATCGATTGCTCAACGTAGTGACCACTTGCAAATCGACGAGCAGCATCATCAAGACTCATTTTCTTCTTCATGACAATCACCTCTTAGCATAAGTATAGCATAACCAGGCGTTCTGCGACAGATTCATCGATAAGCATGAAGGTAGAAGTGATCCTCTTTGCTCCAATGACATTAATGTAATATTGAATAAGTGGTGCTTTCATCTTTGACTGGAAAGCAACTGCACCTTCAAAGCCAACCTCCATACTACATTTGCATGCAAACACCATCAGGTGCTCACCAATTAAATCGAACTCTTTACGCTTTCTAGGGACACTTTCAATAAGATGTACCCACACATGATCCTCTCTATGCTCAAGGGCTATCGCTCCTTGAATTACATCATCACCATGTATAACCATCTTATACACTGCGATGCCATGCTGCCCGAAATATACTGACCAGTCGAAGTTTTCTTCCCAATCATACATCTGATCCACGATATCATGAGGTTGCAAATAATGAAATGAAATAGGATATGTCTCTCCGCTCTGGATATGTATTAACACGAGACCACCTCCCATTGATTAAAGGGATTGAAAATATAGGTAAATTATGTATTTATACATCTATATGCGTGGGATGGAGCATCGACAGTAGCAATAGACCAAGTCGAGCACAGCGCCAAAATAGGCGCAGTGAACTACACATCACCTAAGAGGTAGGTGCTTCTAGTCAACGGAGCTAACACTCCCAGTTTGTCCAAGTTTACTGGTTAGCTCCTAACCCATGGTGCCATTTACATAGTCAGTTTTAGAAGATTGGCAGCCGCATTCCAATCTCTCTCATTCGGGTAGACGTTCTCTTTTCTAAACATCCACAAAATTATTATAGCACATGCGTTCTTATGAATAACATTATTATTCCATATGAAGAGAAAGCCGTTAGTCATTTATACCGTCACTTTAGAAGTAAGGGAAATGTTGACTATCCAATGTTAAAATTTGAACGGTAAATCATGATACGGTAATATCTAGTGTAGATAATAATAGAGTGGGCATGAACAATTTCATTGCCGATATCGCTGTGTAAAGGAGCATGTAATAGACATGGAGTATACGCTGGAAGCAATTCTTGAAGAAATGAAAATGGAAATAGACAAGTGGCTCATCTTTATCAGTGATAAAGAAGCAGAGAAAATTGTAAAACGGACCACGCTGCAGGCAGGCATTCACGGGTATGCTCTCCTCGAATATGCGGATGGCAGGGTGGATGTGACAGATAATTTACTTGGTTTAACAGAGCCGGGTAAAAGGAAGCAGAATACCCCTGAGCAGCTGACAGAGGTGCAAGTGCGGGAGCAGATTATCCCTGAGCTCGCTTCGTATATGCTGGACAAATTAAAAGCATTACCGCCGGCAGTATTGGATTACCGCTTCAGGTTTGACGGGAAATTCCAGGTGAGCAGCGGTGTTGTTAATGTGCGTATTCTTGAATATGCAGATGAGGCGAAGAGGCAACAGCTTCTGGAACGTATCAGCTTCTATATCTCTAACAAGCTTGAAGCCGGCAAATATCCGACCAAGCCGCTGGAAACCTTTTTCCTGGCCCGGCAACTCCTGGATGAAGGACTGTATCCCGTCTTGGATTTCGGCAGAATCATCGCTGTGTATGAGAAGATCCTGGAGCTGAATAAAGGGAACAAGCATCTGGCTGAGCACCGCAATACTATCACCATAGCACTCAGGAACTGGGTAGAAGATCATTGGCTGCCGCGTTATTTCGAGAACACAGGAACCCAGTGGCAGACGGGATTTACGAAGAAGATAGATGCTGTACTTGAAAATGCCGGGCAAGAAACGGTTGAGCTCGTGATCTTTGCTGCAGTTTGCATCCTCAAATATGAGCCTTCCTACAGCAGAAGTGCGGGGCTTGCCTTCCTGCAATGTGCGCTCGAACTCGGCAGTGTCCAGGCTGCACGGCTAATTAATCATGGCAGCGGTGCCTTTGCAGAAGAGGTTATGAGATTATGCAATGATCAGGTGGAATGTAGCGCTAATGATGTATTTGCCGAGGTACGCATCCGTATTCATCAGGAGTCAGAGGAGAGTTATGCGTTTGCGCTCCGCTTCCTGACGAATCTGTTGAAATTGGGCTTTCCGAAAAGCTACCAGATTAAGTTTAACTCCACAGTTAAGCACTGGCTGCCGCTCAAAGGACTGGGCAAGACGGGCACGCACCGTTTTTTTGCCAACGCGCTTGATTACCCGGGAGTACACCCGTTGCTTGAAGAATACGCCAAGGCGGCGATGGAAACCTTCGAATGGTATACGGATGCGGAAGGGGAGAAGTGCTGCATGCCGGGCAGTTATGCGGTCTTTGGACTGGGTCTCACAGATCAGGCATATTTCCCGCTGGTCGTTCAATATATGGAGAAGGTAGATGTTGAACATCAGTCTGTCCAGAATAGATTCACAGCTGCGTTAATCGAACAATACGGCATTTACAGAGAGATGCTTCCCGTGATGTTGACGTGTATGCTGTACTGTACAGATTCATTGAAGCTCAAGATGAAGGGTGAACTGGAGGATACCAGGCTGCTGAGAGTGCTGCTCGATCAGGTACGCGGCCTGCATTACTACCAGGTGGAACATCTCGTCTACCTGATCTGGGGCGGGAAGAACAAGCTGCAGAAGCTTGCTGACAAAGCTGAGGGAGAGCAGAAGCAATACCTTGCCGGGCTGATCCAAGCGGCCAATCGGAGCTGATACCACCACTGAAAGCTAATATTAATTTAAAAAATAATCATTGCAAAATAGTAATAAACCATCTATTGTGGATAAAGAAGCTCTTTGATATCTGTTTTATCGAATCAAATAAGAAGTCGCTGGCTTCTTGCTGTCTAATTATAGACATTTAGAATCTATGAAGGAGGTTATTCATTATGGAAAAACAATATGCTGATGTAGTAATTATCGGTGGCGGACCGGCTGGTCTGAATGCCGCTTTAGTGCTGGCAAGGGCAAAGAAAAGGGTAGTGGTAATCGATGAGGGGCGTCCGCGTAATGCTGTAACTGGTGCGGTTCACGGGTTTATTACCCGCGATGGGATCCCACCGGGGGAGTTCCGGCGAATTGCACAAGAAGAGATCCTGGCTTATCCTTCGGCATCATTCGTAGCGGATACAGTGATATCGATCGCAGGAACCAACGGTCAGTTTGAATTGAGCACGATGGAAGGACAAATGATATCAAGCCAAAAAATATTATTTGCCATCGGCATGAAGGATCAGCCGCTTTCCATTTCGGGACTTAAGGAGGTATACGGAAAAAGCGCCTTCGTCTGCCCGTATTGTGACGGCTGGGAATTAAGGGACCAGCCGCTCGTCGTCATATCGAAGGGGACTGTCCTAATGCATTTCGCTCCGGTTATCTCGGGATGGACAAGCCAGCTTACGGTTTGTACGAATGGTCCAGATGAACTGACGGAGGCCCAGCGCCAGGAGTTCCAGCACAATCATATTCCCTTGTTCAACTCACCGATCCGGCATATCGACTCGAAGGATGGAATCGTTCAACAAGTTGTACTGGAAGACGGAACGGTGATTCCAGCCAGGGGAATCTTTTTTAAACCCGAGCTGGTGATGGGCTCTGACCTTCCACGCACCATCGGATGCGAATTTACAGAAACAGGAGTACTCGCCGTTAATGAATCCGGACAAACAAATATCCCAGGCATTTATAGCGCCGGGGATGCAGCATCTATGATGCATCAGGCAATCGCTTCGGCTTCGGCGGGCTCATTTGTGGCCGCTGTCATGAATAATGAGCTGAATACAGAAGCTTGGCGGAGAAACATTAATAAGTGAAGGGAATAAGATAATATCATCGTTGTATTAGAAGCATAAATGAGCAGGCTGCGGATCGTGAAATCTACTGATTCAGGTATATGATTAACAAGAGTTGAATATACTTTAGTATAGAACCATCTAATAGGGGATGCTTGCTGCTAAGACATAGACTGTTTACTCAGAATCTGAGTTGCAGTCTTTGTTTTGTTTATAAACCTAACTCATGGAGGATTTAGCATCCAATCCGTGCAACCACTGTACCATATCAGGGGAGGCACTGCGCTGAGCAGCGTCCAAGGGAGTGAGGCCGTCCCACACAGAAATCCAGTTTATATCCGCCTTCCGGCCGAGCAGGTATTCGGCAGCTTCTCGTTGTCCGCCGTGGCAGGCGCACCAGAAAGCGACGTTCACCTCGTCCGGAGGCGATGAGTGTCCCGCTCCCCAAGGGTATTGCTGCGAGAGCGGGTCTCCGGCGAAGTGAGCTTCCATAGCATCTACCAGACCCAACGCGGCTGCATGCCAAAGAGCAGCTTTGGCTCCACGTTCAATCAATCTATGGGCTGCCCGCCATTGCGCAAATGCCACTGCGTCATCCAGCGGCGTTCCGCCGGCTATGACGGCGCCGGATGCCTCGATGTCAGCACCGGAATCGAGAAGGATATCAAGCACTTCGACGTCGTCGCAGCTTGCAGCCCAATGAAGCGGGGTCTCGCTGTGCGGTCCAGTGAACCGGGCATTCACCCCGGCACCGGCTTCTATCAACAGTGCAGCTGTCGCTGAATTGTTAGGGAAATGTCCGGGCCAATCGGTTGCAATATGCAGCATTGAACGCAATTCCCCGTTACTTACAATTCTTGATGTGGCCAGCCCGGCGTTCTCTTCAAGCAGCTGCCTTAAGGCTGGGATATCGCCGGTATGAACCGCTGTAATTACCGAAATACCCAGCGGATGGTCCTCTGGAATATAAGCTATGTTCTTCTCATCACTCATAATTAGAATGCCTCCCGTCTATGGTCTACCACATTGGGTTCCTTAAATAATCATACTTCATATGTATATCCAACTTCAAAAGGTACTTGTTTTTCCTGTTCCGATGTTTTATATTGACATAACAGCAGGTCAAAAATAAAAGAGGTGGACGGACTAGATGACTCCACGCACGAAGGAACAAAATGAGGATATCCGGCTGCGCCGGCTGGCGCAAATCCGCAAAGCCGCAGCCGATGTTTTTTTGGATAAAGGGCCATTACTGGAAATCCGCGATGTGGCCGCGCAAGCGGGACTCGGCTATGGTACGGTATATCATTATTACAGCAATAAGGGAGATTTGCTCAACGATCTGCTATGGGATGCGTTGGACCGGGCCGGGGGATGGATGGGTGGCGCAGAGCTTAGCCCCGACACCGCCAGCGTCCGGCTGCTGGAGCTTTGGGCAGAGGATCACGCTGTATACCTGCTGTATAAGCAGGCCGGGGAAGGCTTTGCTTCGCTGCCCGAAGCGCGTTCATCTCCGCTCTCGGCCGCGTTTCTCCAGGAGGTGCTTACGCCGTTTGCCGCTCTGCTGGCGGACGGTGATTCCACTTCCGGAGGAAACGAAGCGGAATCACCGTATCGGCTGCAGCGTGCGGAAATGCTGCTGGCCGCCTTGGCCGGCTGCGCCTCGCTTTCGCTTCGCCGCGGTAAGCTGCACGAAGAGGCCGGGGATATCACCCGGCTTCTGAAATTCCAGAATGAATGAATAAGGAGCGAATAAACCAAAGATGATTATTCTCAAATCAACCAGGGAAATCGAAGAGATGAAGACGGCTGGGCAAATCGTTGCCGATTGCTACCGTGAAGTGGCCAAACTGATCGAGCCTGGGATTACCACCCGGGAGATCAATGACTTTGTTGCAGGACACATAAACAAGCTGGGCGGCAAGCAGTTTACGAAAGGTTATAACGGGTTCCCCGCAGAAACCTGTATTTCAATCAACGATGTGGTGGCTCACGGCATTCCTTCGAACCGGGTGGTTATCGACGGGGACTTGCTGAAGCTCGACATCGTTGCGGAATACGGCGGATGGTTCGGCGATTCATGCATGAGCTATGCGGTGGGCAGCATCCGGCCGGAGGTGCAGCAATTAATGAAGGTGACGAAAGAATGCCTGGATCTGGGGATCGCCCGGGCGGTTCCCGGAGGCCGGCTTGGCGATATCACATCGGCCATTCAGCAGCACGCGGAAGCGCACGGGTATTCGGTCGTACGTGATCTGCTGGCGCACGGGATCGGGCGGAGCCTGCACGAGGAGCCTAGCTATGAGCATATCGGTGTGGCCGGCAAAGGCATCCGGTTAAAGGAAGGCATGGTGTTCACAATTGAACCCATGATCAATGAAGGTACGTATCGTATCACGATCGATGATGATGAGTGGACGGCAAGAACAGCCGATGGCAAGCTGTCGGCGCAGTATGAGCACACGATCGCAATCACGGCAGACGGACCGTTGATTCTAACTGCCCAATAAGCTTAAGAATAATTGCTGCAATAATGTACTATCTGCCATCAGCTTTTAAGCTGTAATATTACCGGTATATATTCTGCCTAAGAAACTACAGGAGGGTGTTACTATTTCAAAATACGTCGAAATCGGTTACCCGATTTATGCAGGAATGCCGGTTTTCCCAGGGTTGCCAGAAGTGAAATTAGATCCTCGTGAGCGCTTGAGTAAAGGAGATGAATGGAACGGAAGTGTATTAACCATTTATCTTCATGCAGGTACCCATGTGGATGCACCATGGCATCATTTGAATAACGGTAAGGGCATAGATGCTGTTCCAATTGAAGACTTCATCTACAGAAGCCCGCTATTGATTGACTGCCCGCTAGGACCTGACGGTTTCATTACAATCGCTATGCTTGAGGCGTACGAAAAGCTTCATGAAGCAGATATTCTAATCTTCAATACGGGCTATTGGAAATACAGGGATACGGATTTCGAAAGATACGCCAACCATTTCCCGGCCGTCTCTCCCGAAGCTGCTGAATACATCCGGACGAAGCTGCCAAACTGCAAAGCCGTAGCTATTGATACCTTAAGCATTGAAAATATGGCGGAAGCCAAAAGAACCGGCTTTTTTGTCCATCATGCCTTTTTAGACCATGAGAAGTATGAAGAGCCGACGATGCTCATTTACGAAGACATAAATCCAGCGCCGTTAATTGATAAAAAACTCATCTCCGCCTTCGCAGCCCCCCTTCGTATTAAAGACCATGATGCTTCTATTATTAATATCATTGTTGAAGTGGAAGCTTAAGAGCGATTATGAAAAACTCGTGAAGCTTACTGCTAAAATAAAGACTGTATACTCTTAAATGAGTTGCAGTCTTTGTTTGAATTATTTATGCGGATTGACCGGTTTGAGGTGAAGGGGAGGACTGAGGAGCTTGGATGTCGAGGCTGCGCAGATGATGATTGGTCAGCCCGATGATCAGACAGACGGCAAACAAGGCGGCGGCAAGACCGAAGCATACCTCCACACCGATGCTGTCGGCCAGAATACCTACTCCGCCATAGGTTAACGGGATGGAGATATTAAAGGCCATGGAGCTGATGCTGTTGACGCGTCCCCGAAGCGCAGACGGGACAAGCAGCTGGAATAAGGTGCTCATCGGGATCACAGTGACTGTCACACCAAAGCCTAAGATCAGGTTGCCGAAGCAAGCGGACCAGAGTGCAGGAGATAATGCGATAACACACATGCCAAGGCCTTGAACACCCAGTCCACAGGAAAACCAGATACCAATTCTCCGGGGGGATCTGCTGCCGACGAACAGTCCGCCCAGAAGCAGTCCGGCAGCTATAGCGGCATTGAAAATACCGAGCTCGCTGGAACCGCCTTGCAGCAGCTCCCCAATCAGCATGGGGGGAAGCACATTGCTGGGCCCTAAGGCAATATTGCTGAGCGTACCGAGGAGGATGAGCAGGAGCATAGCCGTTTGTCCCCGCAGCCATCCCCAGCCCTCCCGGATCTCCTCGAAGATGGACAAGCCGGTGGCGGCGCGGGAATCCTTCGGGGCCTTGCCGCGCCTCTTAATCTGCTGAATCAGGGCGAGTGAGGCGATAAACGTTACCGCATCCACAATCACGGCCCCTGAATTTCCTATGGAGGCTACCAATATCCCCCCAGCAACCGTGCCGAGAATACGGGTGATTTGCAGGGAAACGGACAGCAGTGAATTGGCTGAGATGAGGTAGGTTTTATCCCTGATGAGCTCCGGCAGGAAGGAGCTCTGCGAAGTTGCAAACAGATTGCCCATAATCGATAGGCCGATTGTGATCAGATAGATATGCAGCAGCTGAAGCTGCCCGGTTAACATCAATACAGCAAGGGCTCCGGTGAGCAGAGCTTGAGCGGCGTCGGAGATTTGCATCAGAATCTTTTTGTTCAAGCGGTCTACCCAGGCACCAATGAATA
This window encodes:
- a CDS encoding MFS transporter, whose translation is MNSTISKPNYRLLLKQNADFRYLWLARASSCFGDSLYNLAISWLVYSMTGSSLQVGLVIVTKFLPEMILGLFIGAWVDRLNKKILMQISDAAQALLTGALAVLMLTGQLQLLHIYLITIGLSIMGNLFATSQSSFLPELIRDKTYLISANSLLSVSLQITRILGTVAGGILVASIGNSGAVIVDAVTFIASLALIQQIKRRGKAPKDSRAATGLSIFEEIREGWGWLRGQTAMLLLILLGTLSNIALGPSNVLPPMLIGELLQGGSSELGIFNAAIAAGLLLGGLFVGSRSPRRIGIWFSCGLGVQGLGMCVIALSPALWSACFGNLILGFGVTVTVIPMSTLFQLLVPSALRGRVNSISSMAFNISIPLTYGGVGILADSIGVEVCFGLAAALFAVCLIIGLTNHHLRSLDIQAPQSSPSPQTGQSA